The Plasmodium vivax chromosome 13, whole genome shotgun sequence nucleotide sequence acaaaaatggaaattaaaatggatttttttttttacttttgtaCGCTCTTTCATTATGAGCACTAAAATTGGGAGGCGGCCACACAAgaaggggtgaaaaatggCCAATGTGTATAATGATGGAATACCAACGTTGTAGTTCCCTCTAGGGGGATCGTACCCACTTATGCACACCAAACCGAGTGGAATACCCCCTACTGGACATCCAAATCGTAGGTAAAACTCGAAACATCTAAGTTTAATATATTCACGAACGTGTCCTGCCCAAAGAAGTGTTTCAAGTTTGGAAAAGTTCTCCCTCTGTCTCCATTAACGAACTCTTTTATATACATCCCTGATTGCgccaataaatataataaggaaaaatgttCATGAACAAAAACGAGGTTGAATtcgaaaattttcttttcccgtTTTAGTAGACTCCTTCTATGGAGTACCCTTATTGGAGTTTTTTGCATTACACTAATTACACACATGTCGTTTTTATCATAACTTAAAACGtcttgatttattttttcaattttttctttagtCATTGGGGAGGAGTGGTATATAATGCATTTATAggccttttttctctcttcaccatacttcataattttttttatcaaggCATAATTTGTGCTAAAAGCAACGTTGCTGAATTTTACGTCTACAAGGTTGTTGATATTGTCGTCTCGATTGGCATTCTGTGTAACGtctttttttaagatttCCAAATTGGTCGCTTGGTTTGGGGGTACACATCCGTTAAGAAGGTCACAATTGCCGTTTTGGGAGTCTCCCTTGGCATCATTTGTATCAATTGGgttaaaattttccatttcgtttaCCCCGATGGACTCACCTGTTAGGAGAACTTCCAGCTCCTTATTGTAGTTACGCGAAAGGTTCAAACTGTGTATCTTCTGTTCCTTCACAGTTTTACCCTTTGTCTGTTCTGCAAGAACTTTATGGGAGTCTAAATCGTACAACGAAATGGTgtcttttttgtttagcAGTGCATAGCTGTCGTTAActctctgcgggggggaattCCCTTCGTTCGATATGGACATGTGGTCTCTCAAAGAATTGTCATCTGCACAGTTTCCTTGTTGGAGAAAGAGGTTTATCTGATCTATTGTTTTAACTTCAAAGGAGTTACCACTAGCAGTGTCCGTTAATTCCATCCTTTTTAAGTTACTAAAAAAGAGATAAAAATTTAGGAAGGAGAATTTCGTTTCTTTCAGGACAAAGACGAAGGGTCTTCCTATGCTCATCATTCGCACATCTTTGTCTTCCCTTCCGGACGCCATAAACACCGAATTAACCGATcggaatgtttttttaaaaatccgATAAATGCATTCTTCCACTGACAGTGCACTTTGGGACTCATTGTTTATGAACCACTTGGTTTGGGACATTtctttgttatatttattgtaGTAGCCACAGATGCATAAGTTGTTAAGCGATATGTATACGTCGAGGGTTGGAAATGTGTTTGTAGGGTCTAATTCCCTATTTTGGCCCTCATCGGTTGGAAGTGTGTCTGTGGGGGCTAGTTCCCTATTTTTGCGTTCATCGGACGGACTTGCGGCATTCGTTTTGTCTTCTACCTCTTCAgtttcttcctcatttttggcAAAACAGTCATTAAGGTTATTGTCGTCATTATCGCCAGCCTCGTCATCCTCTTCATTGTGCAATATTGCGGTTTCTTTTGCCCCACCGCTTCcatttgttattttcctttttttattgtaacgGCGATATCTTCGACTGTTACTTCTGTGCGCTGTCTCAGGCGACTGATTGGTTTTTACCGCTTCGTGCTCACCTGTGTgagtattaaaaattaacacagCTTGTTTGTACAAATTGATGACGAATTCAGTTTGGGCCACACTTAGGGATACACCGTCGCATATTTTATGGTAAAAtgttaagtaaaaataaatcaaaaaatatgcaaaaatctTTCGAATTTGTTTATTCGAAAAATTATTGCTTCTTCTTTGGGGAGGTATtaaaatgtacttttttatacGTTCACAATTGCGGTGAAATGTGTTATGGGTAacattttcctctttgtaaaaaatttgcttcgTTTTGTGTAagtagaggaagaaaaaaactatGTCAATACTGTTCAGAAGGTGAAGTACACTTTTTATGCTATTAAAGAcactgttcatatttttttcctcttctgcgCTGATGGGGGAATTTTCCTTTAACACTTCATGATGGAAAGCactatttttattgtaaaaaagtaTCAAATCGATATTGTGTAGCCCgttgcacattttgcataGGTATAAATTGGTGTACACCTTCTTATACACATTTTGCAGGTCTCCTTCTTTCGTGCTTATACGTTGATCCTCTACGTATTTTgaaaacctttttttatcattgtCTAAAAAGATGTTACTCTTTTGATTTGCCTTCACGTCTGGTGTGTCATGGTTAAAAtcgtttaaaaaatatccGTCGAAAAAGAGGTATGCCTGATCGCTTAGCGATTCTCCAGATATGGAACACCGATAGCAGATGTTTTccattattttgttttgcgCAATGGGGAGGATGAACAGGTAGATGCGCCAACAGTTTGGGGTATTGtgcgtggggggggaaattttaaaaaatgatgcacAAGTTGGACGTGGTCATAAATgggcgcgcaaaaaaaaaaaaaaaaaagagaaaaaaaagaaaaaagatttaCATCCGCGCAGGtgtatacatgcatacatacactCCTGCGTGCACAAGTGCATCTGCACTTATGTACAATTtcgttcgttcatttttgtgagATGAAACAACTGCCGCGCAAGAGTTTGACTGTCAGAGGTGTACGTCAGAATCTTTCTTTGTCATAGCAGCTTctacaaattttaataatgttaACCGTTCGTCGCTTTTAAGCGGCTAATTTGGAAGCATCgccagcgaaaaaaaaggaagcgcaAATTGTTTTATGCgccatgtatatgtatatacatttatatgtaggCCATTTTGTAAACAAAAACTGATCttagggggggaaatgcaacTTGTGTTAAAAACGATAAAAGGACGATCTTGTTAGTTTCTATCCGTACAACCTGAGtgcgataaaaaaaaaaaaatatatgaaatagTAGGgcaataaaataaatcgTGTTCACGTTCACTATTCAGCAGAGGGCGGTATTgcgaaaatttatttttaaatttacgtGCACAGCATAAGTGTAgccatgtatttttttaattttctgtaactattttatttaaatttttttttttttttttaatttttctgcattcatattttcattttattctcATTTATCTTGATTTTCCCACAAATTGTGCTTCACTTTTTGATTCCTGCTGATtcagtatatatttttttgttttactgtttcacatgtgtatatatgtaacgTATGGTTTCACATGAGTACAATTACGCATTTGCATACATGTATGTGAATAAATATCTGTACACATGTATCAACGTTtcgaaattttcttcaaatcgtGTTTAATGTACATTTCTGATTATACATTTTGATGTTAAAAAcgcgtaaaaatatttttatgggTACATCTGATTTCTGTACTATGCGACTTGTActtgcttttattttacccccCAAAAGAAAGGTGttacagctttttttttttttttttttttaaacatgcCTTggtgtttataaaaaaatttcgtgcCTGTAGAAAGGAGCATACatttatacacatatgtaaaatatacgtatctttttttttttacctattTTGTTAAAGCGCAAAAAATACGCTTAACATTCTGCGAAAGAGAAGAGTAGCAAGAAAAATATCACCCTTCGGGATTTTTGTGTGGCCATACAAAATACACGGCGAAGGCACATACATAATCGCGTATCCCcgaaattgcaaaaagtTCGTGTATGTAAATTTTCACCATAATGATACGAAATAATGAGTTGAATTGCAAACATTTcgatttattttcttatgaGGATCCCGAATTATGCGAGGAGGAAGATTTGTTTGAGTCTAACCAGGCACCGTGGTTTTACCACCTGACAcactgtaaaaaaaaaaaaaaaaaagagaaatagaaagagaaaagaaagagaTGCAACTAACTATaattgaaaagaaaaaaaaaaaattgtatgatGTACATGTAAATCGAAGCAACGTGTGCATAAATGCATGGGTAAATACCCCCCCTATAGAATAAGAAATACCGTTGTTGTGAAAATGCGTTATGTGTTCTTTGTGAAATATATgttgaggggggaagaacagcGGCATTTGCTCGTGTTGGCACGTGTATTTGGACATGGCAAAATGAGCGAacttttttacccttttaattttttttatgtttcccatatttaaattttttttctttttcccataCTTTTCTGGTGCCTCCTTCCACAGTGCTAGAATTGAGAAAGGAtgactttaaaaatataaaaagcatcgtggaaaatgagaaaaagagAGGAATCGAGTACAGTCACATATTAGACATCATAGACTACCAAACGTATAGCGACATCatgcgaaaaataaattccaaCATGAGAAATGCCTTATCTGTTTACTTATTTtcatgcaaatattttttaagtaaataCTCCAAAAACACGGAATCCAACGGGCATGTGCATTTTGTGTTTGTGTTTGGGAACATCACGGCAGATTTGGTaagaaaaatggggaatGAAGCAGATAATTGCACGGATAAATACGCCGCCTCGCCGTTGCAAGACCATTAATGGAGTCACTTTTCAcgtatcactttttttttctgcaggATTCCGTTTGTTCGTCCATCATAtatagcttttttttgcacatatgGTATTCCTTAAAGAGCAAAACTGCCAAGGAGAAGAATTCAGATGTgctgaaattttttatccccGTGATTAACATTAAGAGGAGTGACATGAAGCTTAAAATTTTGGTAAAAGGAGGCGAAGATCACACGTAGACCATGCGTAGATCATACGTAGACGTGTGGAATTGTAGCTCGGCGTGCACATTTCTACGTTGCGAAttgtgacttttttttctcttattcTAATGGGTGCAAATTTGGAAGAGAAGAGTAACTACCTATaatgtaattcttttttttttttttttagatcAATTGGTGGCTGGAAAAATGTGAGATAAACAATCCGGAGGAAATCCTAGTCTTTAATGATGACAAGAATTTGCTAGAAGTAAGACGTGTAGCAGAATGGAGCAACGTGTAgatggtgttttttttttttttcttttgtcgCCTTATTAAAGCGTTAGCATCCTGTATGATCATTTCGTTGTGCCTCTTCAGTTACGTGCAAATTTGGATCTCTCCCTCCTTCGCAGGTTCTAAAAAACGACCACAAGTACGACATATGCTTCGTTGACTTTAATGACTTTGAGCCGAATAACATGTAGTAAGTACCACGGGGGGAATGTCCCTTCGTTTAATTTATCACTTCGTGTTGAGCAGCGGAGACCTGCGAAGATGTGGCAATATAGCAGCTTTTATGGGCAcatgaaaaatgtacatacgtgcattTGTAAGTGTTGCATTGACGAGGAATCGGCCGCCTATTCCCCTTTTCAGCAACATAAACAACGTGAAATCCATAATTGATCACCATATGCTTAAGGAAGaggcgaaaaataaaagaataacaaAATCGATTTACCCTATTTATGTGTGCAGCTGCATGGTTATCATAGCCTATTTGGTAAGTTGAAAAGGTGCAAAGAAAGGGCATAGATAcggaacaaaatgaaaggaaCCATGTTTACTCATTTGCCtaaatttttctcctcaCTGCAGTATAAGCATTCGAGCGAATTTCTTGGGATACCTttcattaacaaaaatatgatgTGGCTGATATATGGGACTATACTAAGgggttatttaaaaaaaaatgcaaaatgtgaCTTAGTTTGTGTGTGAATTGGGTTTTTATGCAAACCGTCCTTTTAGAGCGACTTCGCACATGTTCAGATTGCAAAAGAGTGCATATTTATGTTCGTACAAGTGAATATAAATgtgcatcctttttttttttttttacccccttgCAGATTCTAACAATTTCGCAAAAGGGGATTTTGGAAAACGATGGATACAACCGTAATTCATAAGAAACGTGAAATGGGCAATAAGAATGAGCTGTGTAGAATTTAATTTGTCGTTGCCTCATGTGACAAATGGTTAGGAGGGATAAACTCGTACACTCCGTGGAatgattcctttttttttttttttcctatttccATTTTCAGGGACTTGAGCATTTTCTTATCCTTGAAAAGATTTTTTCGAATATcaaacaaaatggacataTACATTACGTACAGTTTTAACATTATGAGGTTTTCcataaacttaaaaaaatttgtaagttgtagaaaagaggaaaagccAGAAATTGCGAAATGAGACCTAGTTGTGAAAAGCACTTGTTGTTCATCCATTTAGGataaaaatagaacaaaatgaaatggaAGAGAGCGACATGAAAAGGAAGCACCTTTTATTTAGGATAAGCATCTCTGAATGTTAACGTatgggcctttttttttttttttgctatgcCTCTCCTCTCTGCAGGGAATAGAAAACCTTTTGTTTGCCGATTACAAAGACTATAATTATGAgcttttaaagaaaaaaataaaagtaaaaaaaaaaaaaaaatgagaattcCCTATTTGATCTGTTGAGAATGTTTTACTCCACGTTGCAACTTTgtgtaatattattattattattttttttattttttttttccttcagaTGAGAATTGCGTCCATAGATTTTAGCATAGATTTGCTATTTTCCAATGAGGATGTTAACCGTTTGGTTTATAAATTAGTAAGCGCTGAGGAGAATTTGAAGTGGAGGCATAATGACCCCCCAGTTGTATCTAACCACATGTGGCTAGGCGCACTTGTGCGTATAGACATGTGGACTGCTTTGATGCTATTTAcaaacataattttgttaccctcctttttttagcATGAGTTGTGCGCTGAAAAcaacttttccatttttatattaattggatcctatttaaataattatagtaATACAggaaatgtgcaaaaagtTGAAATGGGTGTAGAGTGAGGGGGAAATTATcatttatctatttttttttttgtgtgtgcctCTTTTTCGTAGGACTGTTTAAAGACATGGGGATCTTCTTCTATAACAATGACGTGAACAAGGATGGTAATCCATGAGGAGGAAATTATCTTTAGTCCTTTGTCTGTCTATTGTTCATAATGACAGCTCTCACAAATTCGTATTTCCTCGTTTCGGCATTTCCTCATTACCtcatttcctcttttccacTTTTAAGATTTAATTAACGCCTTGTTTTTGAACAAAGACATAAAACTTTCCAAGAAAGGATGTAAAAACATAACCTGGGGAAATGACTCGAAAATATTTGACACCTTCCAAATTGTAACTAgacctttctttttttctcatcctATTGGATTAATATGTGCCCTCTTAACCATCACCACTATTTCgctttgcttattttttttatttttttttccccccatttgcagaACAATCAGTGCTACTCCCGCAAAAGATTAGAGTATTTTTTATctgagtattttttttcacatggcTAAAagtttgcatatttttttgtatatgttTTATGCGTTCCTACATTTCGTgttgcacaatttttaatgattatgcctttggcctttttttctgcatatAATCAAAGCCGCAAGAgctgaaagaaaaatgaggaaaataaaaaaaatgagaaaaatgagaaaaataagaaaaatgataaaaagtataaaaaaataaaaaaaaataaaaaaaaataaaaaaaacgtttattGATTTTTGCGAAAGCGcgaaagattttttttttttttttttttttttttttttttatcaacaATTTTTTACGTTTCACCTTAAATGCCACAAGggtaaatttcctttttaaagtaGCCTTATACAAAATTTACGAAAGGGGAAAGAGACAGTCATCGCTACGACTGCCAGGAAAAATGCGTAAATGTTAGAAAATGTACGCTTAGATAATTGTATGAGCATAGGGAaagagagaaagaaaaatttaaccaCGCGTACGCGCGTACACGTGTAAACGTGTACGCGTGCACATGTCTAAGTAGGCCTATATAAATACCCCCGTAGCAGGGAAGGGGCAGATGCTCCGTCCAAGGTAGACTGCTACTGTAAAGTCAAAAATAATCTTCAAAAGGATAAGTAATTTCTGTAGAGAGAAATCCTCCCATCCCCCCATGTTATAAAACATGGATAAAACTAGCTCAAGCGTGGACATCCCTAATGACATTCcaaagaaaaaggacaagCAGGAAGTTCCTGCTTCGGaatgcacacaaaatgaaattttagaaaaatacgacattttttcaaatgtgtACACCTCAAGCGATAACCTGAGTTTTGTAGATAGCGAGGAAGACACCTCATCTAAAAATTTAGGTTTCTTggaattttttctcctcgaTTACACTATGATGAGAAAACTTCTACCCGTTAAAGCAACGACTTTTCCTTTTAGATGTCCACTTGACATGACATATTTTGCCCCCGCATTTTGATTTTCCCACCTACGTGCAGATGACtcgaaaaacaaaaatattttgagcCTAACTGTGCACAACATCGTAAATATATATCCCAACAATGAGAGGAACAGGGAGTTTAAGAAGTACAAGGTTGTCGAACATTTTTAaacgccccttttttgagcgGTCGCACGGGGATAtgcaaatattatataagtatatatatgtacacacatgtgtagtACCACCtttgggggaggggcgaTTGCACAACTGTGAAAGGCCCCCTTCGCTCTTACctgcagcaaaaaaaaattgaggaaaagaggaagaaggagtaCGACGAAGAAAGGGAGATAATcgaacaaaagaaaaaaatatatgaagagAAAAGACAGAAAAAACTGCACATATATAACgtagagaaaaagaaaaagaaactaatagaaaaggaaaaatataataaagaaaatatagagtataattatttaatgatCTCAAACCATTTTGATTAtttaatgcaaaatgggaaacacAGGGACATTTACTTTTCCTTTCACGATATGTACATTTCCCCCATGAGGCTGTACTACTTTGCCAGTGCAAGTGTGGATCAAATTTACTATTTAGGTAAATGCGCAATGGGGcgacaaaaagggaaaagtctcttcaaaaatgggggcagTGGGTATACATATGTCTATTTGTAGGCATGTGTATGTGCACTTTTGTTTGCAATGCACCACCTAAAAATATACTcggccccctttttttgtcgGCACTTTTAATGTACCCCTCAGATTTATCACGAAAGTGGCTTCCAGACAACTACGTCTCTATCATACTCGAATTGTGCTCACGCAAAAgggttaaaattttgaatttgTCCTTCAACAAAATAACCTTCAGGGGGCTAGGACACTTCGCCAAGTTTTTATCGGTAAGgtggaagagggaaaaaggaaaaaaaaaaaataatataataaaacaaCTCGCCATGTATACTTTACAATGATGCACTGTGAGGGAGGCAAATGCGGACGACTCCGAAAGGGGCGATAAGACCAGCAACGCATCATCTCTTCAAACTACTAATTTGTAGAGGAACAAATCCCTGTTTTGTCTTAACTTGGAAAATAACGACTTAACAAACAAAGGCCAAAATGCCGATGAGCTCAATAAGCTTTTGGAGTctataaaaaacaataaaggaataaaaatattgaatttGGCTAACACGAATATGAACGAGGTAGCCCTTCTGCGTCTCCCAAAAAAGATGATGAAATTTTCTGCCCAACGTTGTGTTACTGTACGCATATATGTGGGCACAATTTTTCCTAACATTTCAGAGCAATGGGGAGAAGATGTGC carries:
- a CDS encoding hypothetical protein, conserved (encoded by transcript PVX_086325A); the protein is MENICYRCSISGESLSDQAYLFFDGYFLNDFNHDTPDVKANQKSNIFLDNDKKRFSKYVEDQRISTKEGDLQNVYKKVYTNLYLCKMCNGLHNIDLILFYNKNSAFHHEVLKENSPISAEEEKNMNSVFNSIKSVLHLLNSIDIVFFFLYLHKTKQIFYKEENVTHNTFHRNCERIKKYILIPPQRRSNNFSNKQIRKIFAYFLIYFYLTFYHKICDGVSLSVAQTEFVINLYKQAVLIFNTHTGEHEAVKTNQSPETAHRSNSRRYRRYNKKRKITNGSGGAKETAILHNEEDDEAGDNDDNNLNDCFAKNEEETEEVEDKTNAASPSDERKNRELAPTDTLPTDEGQNRELDPTNTFPTLDVYISLNNLCICGYYNKYNKEMSQTKWFINNESQSALSVEECIYRIFKKTFRSVNSVFMASGREDKDVRMMSIGRPFVFVLKETKFSFLNFYLFFSNLKRMELTDTASGNSFEVKTIDQINLFLQQGNCADDNSLRDHMSISNEGNSPPQRVNDSYALLNKKDTISLYDLDSHKVLAEQTKGKTVKEQKIHSLNLSRNYNKELEVLLTGESIGVNEMENFNPIDTNDAKGDSQNGNCDLLNGCVPPNQATNLEILKKDVTQNANRDDNINNLVDVKFSNVAFSTNYALIKKIMKYGEERKKAYKCIIYHSSPMTKEKIEKINQDVLSYDKNDMCVISVMQKTPIRVLHRRSLLKREKKIFEFNLVFVHEHFSLLYLLAQSGMYIKEFVNGDRGRTFPNLKHFFGQDTFVNILNLDVSSFTYDLDVQ
- a CDS encoding exopolyphosphatase, putative (encoded by transcript PVX_086330A) is translated as MIRNNELNCKHFDLFSYEDPELCEEEDLFESNQAPWFYHLTHLLELRKDDFKNIKSIVENEKKRGIEYSHILDIIDYQTYSDIMRKINSNMRNALSVYLFSCKYFLSKYSKNTESNGHVHFVFVFGNITADLDSVCSSIIYSFFLHIWYSLKSKTAKEKNSDVLKFFIPVINIKRSDMKLKILINWWLEKCEINNPEEILVFNDDKNLLEVLKNDHKYDICFVDFNDFEPNNMYNINNVKSIIDHHMLKEEAKNKRITKSIYPIYVCSCMVIIAYLYKHSSEFLGIPFINKNMMWLIYGTILRGYLKKNAKCDLVYSNNFAKGDFGKRWIQPDLSIFLSLKRFFRISNKMDIYITYSFNIMRFSINLKKFGIENLLFADYKDYNYELLKKKIKMRIASIDFSIDLLFSNEDVNRLVYKLHELCAENNFSIFILIGSYLNNYRLFKDMGIFFYNNDVNKDDLINALFLNKDIKLSKKGCKNITWGNDSKIFDTFQINNQCYSRKRLEYFLSEYFFSHG
- a CDS encoding hypothetical protein, conserved (encoded by transcript PVX_086335A), with product MDKTSSSVDIPNDIPKKKDKQEVPASECTQNEILEKYDIFSNVYTSSDNLSFVDSEEDTSSKNLDDSKNKNILSLTVHNIVNIYPNNERNREFKKYKQKKIEEKRKKEYDEEREIIEQKKKIYEEKRQKKLHIYNVEKKKKKLIEKEKYNKENIEYNYLMISNHFDYLMQNGKHRDIYFSFHDMYISPMRLYYFASASVDQIYYLDLSRKWLPDNYVSIILELCSRKRVKILNLSFNKITFRGLGHFAKFLSRNKSLFCLNLENNDLTNKGQNADELNKLLESIKNNKGIKILNLANTNMNESNGEKMCEMLEANNSIIEMNFENSNFTREQNCQIINCLIRNKNIWLKQAEIEKEENDKMEKEESYMHAYLMSVESSIIEIENRENRRNLNKMIYVDMWREEIKQKELKEEAILETLEKEHENRIKNARKKKKKKKK